GGAGAAGTTATTTGGCCATAAAAGGAATTTACCCTTTTACCTTTCCATTGCCCTTGGAATGCTTTTATTGATCTGCCTTATAATTCGGCCCAAAAGGTCGAGGTCTTTTAAAATTCCGGTCAATGCTATTGCTTTGCTATTTGTTTCATCGGTGTTTGTTACTTGCAGTGAGGATAGGAATATCGGAAATTTAAATGATTTCCCTTCAGTACCTGCCAACGACATGGAAAACATGGGTTCCCATTTTGGACAGTTTACGGGAGTGGTCACTAGTTTTGATGACACCTACTTTTACGTTTCTTCCCCAGGTTTTCCGGAACACAATATGATGGAGGGCATTACGGCTTGGAATCGACAGGTTCCCATTCCCCAGGACTATTCGGGGGATAATAGTTGGGCAATCCCAATACAACCCGTATTGGCAGATGAACCTTTGTCCCTAAGTGAACATTTCATGAAAGGGGCCATTGCCATTGCGGTGAACGGAATCCCCATATTCAATCCCCTCAACAACAGGGGAGAGGATACAAAGCTTATAGGGGAGCTTGATGAGTGGGGAGGACATGCCGGAAGGGCAGATGACTATCATTACCATATTCCACCGGTGCACCTGGAAGCTACGGTAGGGGCAAATAGTCCAATTGCCTATGCTCTGGATGGTTTTCCCGTATATGGAAAAACTACCGATGAATTGGACGAGTTTTTTGGGAAATTTAATGATGATGGTTCCTATCAATACCATTCCATTGACGATTACCCCTATTTTATTCCCAAAATGCGTGGTACGGTTTCATTGGATCCAAACACAACTGCCCCGGAAGACCAAATATGGCCTCAAGCACTATCCACCCCGTTAAGACAAGTTTCAGCGCCATCATTAAGTAATGGGTCCATTTCCTTTGGTCCAACCGGCACAAATGCATACACTTTGGCGTATCAAGACGAAAACGGTAACGATATCGCCACAATACACTACGATTGGGATGATACCGGTCTATATACCTTTCAATATGTGGCTGCGGATGGAGCCGGCACCATAGAGACGTATCAGGGATTTGCCTGGCAAGGTGAAGGCAGTGGGAGCTCGGATTTTACATTGAGCAGTGTTGCAGTTGATGAAAATGGAGCGCTTTTGGATGATTATAAATGCGAGGAAAAAGTTAATGGAAGTGAAGCTTCCATACCCCTGGCCTGGTCCAATGTACCAGAAGGAGTGAACAGTTTGGCCATAATCATGCACCATTATCCTTTTCCCGATGATACTTCGGAAATCAACTCGTACCTATTGCTTTGGGGTATTGATCCAAGTATTACTGAAATTCCGCATGGGGGAGCGGACGACGGCGATTGGTTCATGGGTGCAAACAAGGACGGTACCGCGGTCTCCTATACTTCCCCTTGTTCGCAAGGCACAGGAAGCCATGAATATACCATCACTTTATATGGATTATCGGAAACACCACCAACGTTGCCCCAAACAAATTCAGTTGACGTGACCTATGATGTATTGGTTGATGCCATTTCCAGTGTTACGGTTATAGATAAGGCAACCCTCACATTCAATGATGTGAACTGAATTCCTTGGGTCAATTGCGGATAACAAAACGCTTAGGACTTCAAAATATTCAGAACCCTGGAAATAATGAGGAAATCAATTTTGATGATTACGTTTTTTATGAGTACGTACTATCTAACCGCACAAACGGAAGAAAGAGATTTGTTTTCGACAGCTATTGATAATACAAACCGCCCATCCGTGCAAACGGAGGAAAAATATTTGATTTCGGTTGGAGTAAATGCCATTGTCAACGACGTCAGGAGTGAAGGAAGCTATTTCAATCTAAATCGTCTGGATCGTTTGGATGTACAAAATCCATTTTTCTTTGGTATGGAACGGAAGTTGTCAAGGGGGTTTTCTTTAGAAGCCCTGGTATCAATAAATAAGCTAGAACTTTTAAATGAAGTTTCCCAACAAGAGGAATTTGGATATTTTGGAGTGGACATCAATGGGAAGCTTTATTTTGATAATCTGTTTGCCAAAAGACATCGGAATAGGTGGGATTTATATATGGCCGGAGGTTTTGGCTTTTACGATTTAAATGATGATATCGCATTCACATACAATGTGGGCGGAGGGCTGCAGCTTTGGTTTACTGAAACTGTTGGTGTAGGATGTAAAGGCATGGGAAAATTGGGGATACGACCAATGAATGAATTGGTAAACAATTATTATCAATTCCATTTTGGCATAATGTACCGTATTTAATTTTAAATCATCTTAATTGGATTCAATTGATCACATAACACACAAAAAATCCGCTATGCCCTGGTTGGTCATATATACCAAACCACGAACGGAGCTAAGGGTAGCAGAAGCTTTAAAAAAAATGGGCATAGCGGTGTATTGCCCTGTTGTGCAGGAAATACGTCAATGGAGCGATAGGAAAAAAAAGATAACGACCCCTTTGTTCAAGTCTTACGTCTTTGTCCATTTGGAAGCACAACAGCGCAATCAGGTGTTTAAGGTCCCCGGTGTTGTGAATTATCTCTTTTGGTTGGGAAAGCCAGCTGAGGTGCGTGATGAGGAAATCAGGGCCATAAAGAAATGGAATGAAAACGACGAAATTGACCAATGGCAGGTAGAAGACTTGTCTCCAGGGGACAGGATAACGATTTCCAATGGGGTTTTTAAAAATCAGGAAGCATTTATTAAACATATTGGTAAGAAACGCATGCGGTTACTTTTACCAAGTTTGGGATATGCCATAAACGTTCGGATCAGGGAAGCGGTGTCTTAAAATATAGGGAACCCTATAAAGGCTAATTTAAATTAGGCCTTGAATTGTTCTGAGGGTCGTTGTTTTTTCCAATGCAAAATAGTAAAACCCTTTTTGGGGGATAATGACGCAAGAACTGGAATATAGGGACAAAACAACCGAATACCATCAATCACTTTTTTATCATTCCGAAAACAGATCATTGGCCAACGTGGCGGTTAAAAAACACCCATGTCCCATTTCTCCAATCTGGCAAAAAATGAAGGTTTTGTAAAAATACAAGCTCTTATTCAAGAAAATCCATAAGGAATAATTTCTTTAGGAAGATCGGTTTTTACCGCTATACCGTGGGTTTTGGATTTGAAAAGGAGGATTGTCCAATATAAAATAAATAGTACCTATGATACAAGAATTAAAGGCATTTATCGTAGAAAATGAAGTTTCGTATGGAGGATTGGCATTTGTGCTACAAAAATACTTTCCTGAAATCAACATACTCGGATTTACCGAAGACATTGAGAAGGCCATGGATTCGATCCATACCCTTAAACCGGATATCGTGTTCCTGGAGATTGAATTAAAGGATGGGTGCGGTTTTCAGATTATTGAAAACCTTTGGACAAAATCCAATTTTGTAATAACCTCCAATGTGGACAAATACGCATTGAAAGCAATATCCTATGATGTCATTGCTTATTTGTTAAAACCTTTGAAACTGGAGGATTTGCTGTTGGCGGTCAATAAAGCAAAACAAAAAATGAGGCTTGCAGAGAACAGGCAGTTTTTGGAAAACAGTAAGGAGGGTGAAGAAGAGGATATAAACATATTGGCCTTGCCCTCCATGGATAAGATTGAACTCATAGAAAAAAGGCATATTGTTTATTTAAAGGCGGAAGGGAGGTACACCCGGTTCCTGTTGAGTTGTGGACTGACCAAATTGGCAAGTAGAAATTTGGGGGAATTTGAAAAACTGCTATGTCCCAAAACATTTTTTAGGACGCACCACTCTTATATCGTTAACCTTACGCAAGTTCAAAACATCAACAAGGCGGGCGGAAATTATTTGGAATTAAAAGTGGGCGAATCCATACCCGTTGCCAAAAGAAAGCTAAACTCCCTTAATAGGTTCCTAAAGATAAAGTAGTACGGTCTGCTGGTCCAGTGGAACAAATGGTACCATTGTCCGGAATACGACAAAAACATTTGGTAAACGATCCAGCCCATTCACAAAAGGGCATCATACGGGAGGTGGGCCCTATCCATTTTACCCAAAAAGTGGTCCATAACTCCGTTCCAAAGGATTTAGGCATTTCCCCATCTAATCAACACTGCAAGATCATTGGTCTAAGGAGTGATGTCCTGTACCCTCCTAATTATTTGTTTAAACATTGCGGTTGTTGGCCAGCACCGGTCAAAACCGAAGCGATTGGGTATTGGTCCCCTTACCCCAAGGGGAGTTCATATAGCCCCTGAACAGGTATTGGACGATTAAAAAAGGAAGTAATGAGCAAAACTTCAAAGCAGATAGTTCAAGAATTTTCCCTTCAGAAAATAGGAAAAAATGGTTGCGGGCAACAGCTGCGTCCCAGTAAATATAAGGGGATGATGAATTTTGCCACCTATCTATACCTCCTTAGATATTCCATAGTAAAAAAAGGGGCACTAACGGCCTATAAAAATGCCATGGCAAGACAGCAACTCCCTACAAGCGAACTTAATGAAATAACATGGGGAAAGACCTTGAGACTTTTGGCGTATGCTTACGACAATGTGCCATGGTACACCAAAAAATTCAAAACCATTGGATTGCATCCAAAAGATATTGCCAGACCAGAACATTTTAATCAGGTCCCTATTGTGACACGCGATGATTTAATGAACAATTTTGACCATTTTGTTTCGACCAAGGTAAATCCCTTATCAGTAAAAGTATCCTATACAAAGGGTAGTTCTGGAGAACCTTTGAAGGTTGGGATGGGGAAATTTGGGTCCGCCGAAATACGAAAATGGCAAATGTACTCTTGGTGGGGCATCAATCCATGGGACAATGTGGCTTCACTTCAACAAGGAGTACCTGGGACGGGTTGGGAAAAATTGGTTTTAAACGTTTTGGGATGGCCCAAAAAGGCAATTTGGCTCGACCCCAATCAAATCAACAAAAAAGGAATTCAGGATTTCATAAAAAAATGTGGAAGAATAAGGCCAAAATTGATCCGTGGCGATGTAGGGGCTTTGGATGCCATTGCAGATTTTATTATTGACAATAATTTGAAGTTTCCCCCTCCAAAAGTGATATGGGCCACTGCGGCCGCACTTACAAAAAAACAGGAAGACAAAATGAATGCTGCCTTTGGAGCGCCTGTCTGCGATCAGTATGGTTGTAGTGAGATAAATTTTATAGCAGCTGAATGCCCTCACAAAAAAGGACTTCACGTTTTTTCAGATTCGGTAAATCTGGAAATCTTGGATGAATTTGACATACCGGTTGAAAAAGGCAATTATGGGAGGATCATCCTCACCAATCTCGATGAATATCATTTTCCTTTGATTCGTTACGAGAATGGTGACATAGGAAGGTGGTTACGGACGATGTGTACGTATGGGATTGGTTTACCCCTCCTGGACCGGGTTAAAGGTAGGATTTCAGATGGTATCGTTTTGCCGGACGGAACCGTTTTGGCGAGTGAATTTCTGACTACCCTTTTTGATGATTTTACGGATAGTGTTAAGCAATTTCAGATTATACAAAGAAAAAGTGGTTCCATATTGGTCAATATTGTTTTGAAGCAAAATCATATTGGTATGGAAAAAATTGAGGCCATAGCCCGCCACCGCCTTCAAAGACGTATAAAAAATCAGGTAAGACTTCTTATTCGAAATGTTGGCGGGATAAAGAATTATGGGGAAAAGTCAGGATTTATCGTAAAGGAATGAAAAATGTTGGCCACGGGATTTTATTCGTAGGGCACCAGGATAAATTTTCCCTTTCCATTGGAATTAAAGGACCATCCCAGGCCTGTGTAGTGCTCCAAAACTTTTTGAACGATCGTTAAGGCCAATCATTAAAATAGATATGAAGAAAAATCCGGATATAACGTACTACGATAGCGATGAGGATTTTATTGACCTTAAAGATATCTTTTTCCAGTGTAAGCGCTATTGGCCCTGGTTTTTGACCAGTATTGTTCTCTGCCTATGTATTGGTTTTTTTTACCTGGGTATGGTTCCGATCACTTATAAGTCCATAGCAAAGATTAAAATTATGGACGATTCCAAAGAACTGGGGCTATCCGTGGATGCACTGTCCCTTTTGGGGAACAATCCCAAAATCAGCCTGGGCAACGAAATGGAAATTCTTAAATCATACAGATTGTTGTCCCAAATAGTAAAAGAATTGGACTTGGATGTTAGGTATTATAAAAAAACCAACCTTAGGTCTTCCGAGATTTGGCCGCCGCCATTTACTGTAACCAATTATGTTTCCGGGTTTGATGAGGAAAGGGAGAAGCAATACAGGATACGAATAGAGCCTTTTGGGTTCACCGTGATTGATGGAAAAGGTGATGTTTTCACTATTGATGGCCATTATTCCATGAAGTCCGTACCAGGTCTTCCTTTTGGGATTAAGCTGTTGGAAAAAGAACCGATCCAGAAGTATCAGGATATGGAATTTCATGTGGTACTAAAACCTGTTAAAGAAGCCGTAATAGAACTTTCCGGGGAATTGGAGGTAAGGACCACCGATACGCACAGTGAAATCTTGTATTTGGTCCTCGTAGGGGAAAGCATAAACCGAAGTGAGGCCATTTTAAACACTATAATCGAGAAGTTCAATCAAGATGGTGTTTTGGACAGACAATTGGTCTCAAAGCGTACCTTGGATTTTATGGATGAAAGACTTTTTTACCTGTCCAGGGAATTGGACTCCATTGAAATTCAAAAAAAGGAATTCAAGCAATCCAATGATCTCTCCCATATTACGGCGGACGCTGAATTGATATTACAAAAAATGAACGCCGCGGACAATGAAGTTTTTCGTACCCAGACCCAAATCTCGCTTTGTGGGCTCCTAAAAAAGACAATCAGCGATAAGGGCGTCCACAATTTATTGCCCGTCAATCTTGGTTTAGGGGATAGTTCCATTAATACCCTTATTTCCGAATACAATCGATTAGTACTAAAACGAGAAGAACTTATTGCCAGTGCTGGGGACAATAATCCATTGCTTGTCATACTATCTGAACAGTTGGGAAAGGTGAAGTTAAATATTGTGACTACCCTAAATACGTATCAGGGGCAATTGGAAGTGTCGCTAACAAAACTGAATCAGGAAAAGGACCATTCCAATTTGATGTTCTCGCAGATTCCAGAAAAGGAAAAAGTGTTGCGGGCCATAGAACGGCGACAGGATTTAAAGGAAAAACTGTTTTTGTTGCTTTTGCAAAAGCGCGAGGAGGCGGCCATCAATCTCGCAATAACCGAGCCCTCCATTAAAATAGTGGACTATGGTTTGACCAGTATAGAGCCCGTTTCGCCGAACAAAAAAATTGTGATGGCAATTTCAGCTTTTTGTGGGGCCATAATCCCATTGGCAATGGTGTTCATAAGAACGTTTTTGAATACCAAGATAAATGATAGATTGGATTTGGAGAAGATTGCCCCAGGGATACCGATCCTGGGAGAAGTCCCATACATTGAAGGGAAAAAGAAGTTCGGGGAATTCAATGACGGTTCCATGTTGGCGGAGTCTTTTATGATTTTAGCGGTCAATATCAACTATTTACTGCCCAAAAAAGATAACTCCGAAGGACAGGTCATCTATGTCACTTCCACTATTCAAGGAGAGGGGAAAACTACTACGGCTTTTAACCTTTCCTTGGCCTATGCCAAGATGAAAAAGAAAGTACTACTTATAGGATCTGATTTAAGAAACCCACAACTTCATACCTACTTTAACGTGGATAAGAGCATTACTGGGCTTGCCGATTACTTGCATAATCCAGAAATGGATTGGCAGGAGTGCGTTCATGAAATGTACGATGAAAATAAGGACCATAAGGTTTGTTTTGGGGGGATTATACTACCAAATGCTCCTGAAGTGTTGTCCAGAAATGCTTTCGCAAGATTTATTGCCGCTGTAAAAAACGAATTTGAATACATTATTGTGGACACAGCACCAACTATTTTGGTGACCGATACATTCTTGATTTCCAAATACGCAGATGTGACAATATACCTGACACGTGTGGGTTTTACCGATAAACGCTTGTTGGGATTCTCACAAGATTTGAATCGGAGCCAAAAACTGCCGAACATGACCTATCTGATCAATGATGTTATCGGAAATAAATCATATCGATACAATAATTACGGAT
The sequence above is a segment of the Muricauda sp. SCSIO 64092 genome. Coding sequences within it:
- a CDS encoding YHYH protein, which produces MNINKIAIVFIFCCIGQIICAHTGGHGSELRNWSIVGEQGSVFQASFLLYKNDMVFFENREGEILKYPFSSLAFKDQNHVLERHSGIASLNLQNPSEKLFGHKRNLPFYLSIALGMLLLICLIIRPKRSRSFKIPVNAIALLFVSSVFVTCSEDRNIGNLNDFPSVPANDMENMGSHFGQFTGVVTSFDDTYFYVSSPGFPEHNMMEGITAWNRQVPIPQDYSGDNSWAIPIQPVLADEPLSLSEHFMKGAIAIAVNGIPIFNPLNNRGEDTKLIGELDEWGGHAGRADDYHYHIPPVHLEATVGANSPIAYALDGFPVYGKTTDELDEFFGKFNDDGSYQYHSIDDYPYFIPKMRGTVSLDPNTTAPEDQIWPQALSTPLRQVSAPSLSNGSISFGPTGTNAYTLAYQDENGNDIATIHYDWDDTGLYTFQYVAADGAGTIETYQGFAWQGEGSGSSDFTLSSVAVDENGALLDDYKCEEKVNGSEASIPLAWSNVPEGVNSLAIIMHHYPFPDDTSEINSYLLLWGIDPSITEIPHGGADDGDWFMGANKDGTAVSYTSPCSQGTGSHEYTITLYGLSETPPTLPQTNSVDVTYDVLVDAISSVTVIDKATLTFNDVN
- a CDS encoding UpxY family transcription antiterminator; this translates as MPWLVIYTKPRTELRVAEALKKMGIAVYCPVVQEIRQWSDRKKKITTPLFKSYVFVHLEAQQRNQVFKVPGVVNYLFWLGKPAEVRDEEIRAIKKWNENDEIDQWQVEDLSPGDRITISNGVFKNQEAFIKHIGKKRMRLLLPSLGYAINVRIREAVS
- a CDS encoding LytR/AlgR family response regulator transcription factor, whose product is MIQELKAFIVENEVSYGGLAFVLQKYFPEINILGFTEDIEKAMDSIHTLKPDIVFLEIELKDGCGFQIIENLWTKSNFVITSNVDKYALKAISYDVIAYLLKPLKLEDLLLAVNKAKQKMRLAENRQFLENSKEGEEEDINILALPSMDKIELIEKRHIVYLKAEGRYTRFLLSCGLTKLASRNLGEFEKLLCPKTFFRTHHSYIVNLTQVQNINKAGGNYLELKVGESIPVAKRKLNSLNRFLKIK
- a CDS encoding phenylacetate--CoA ligase family protein; amino-acid sequence: MSKTSKQIVQEFSLQKIGKNGCGQQLRPSKYKGMMNFATYLYLLRYSIVKKGALTAYKNAMARQQLPTSELNEITWGKTLRLLAYAYDNVPWYTKKFKTIGLHPKDIARPEHFNQVPIVTRDDLMNNFDHFVSTKVNPLSVKVSYTKGSSGEPLKVGMGKFGSAEIRKWQMYSWWGINPWDNVASLQQGVPGTGWEKLVLNVLGWPKKAIWLDPNQINKKGIQDFIKKCGRIRPKLIRGDVGALDAIADFIIDNNLKFPPPKVIWATAAALTKKQEDKMNAAFGAPVCDQYGCSEINFIAAECPHKKGLHVFSDSVNLEILDEFDIPVEKGNYGRIILTNLDEYHFPLIRYENGDIGRWLRTMCTYGIGLPLLDRVKGRISDGIVLPDGTVLASEFLTTLFDDFTDSVKQFQIIQRKSGSILVNIVLKQNHIGMEKIEAIARHRLQRRIKNQVRLLIRNVGGIKNYGEKSGFIVKE
- a CDS encoding GumC family protein; the protein is MKKNPDITYYDSDEDFIDLKDIFFQCKRYWPWFLTSIVLCLCIGFFYLGMVPITYKSIAKIKIMDDSKELGLSVDALSLLGNNPKISLGNEMEILKSYRLLSQIVKELDLDVRYYKKTNLRSSEIWPPPFTVTNYVSGFDEEREKQYRIRIEPFGFTVIDGKGDVFTIDGHYSMKSVPGLPFGIKLLEKEPIQKYQDMEFHVVLKPVKEAVIELSGELEVRTTDTHSEILYLVLVGESINRSEAILNTIIEKFNQDGVLDRQLVSKRTLDFMDERLFYLSRELDSIEIQKKEFKQSNDLSHITADAELILQKMNAADNEVFRTQTQISLCGLLKKTISDKGVHNLLPVNLGLGDSSINTLISEYNRLVLKREELIASAGDNNPLLVILSEQLGKVKLNIVTTLNTYQGQLEVSLTKLNQEKDHSNLMFSQIPEKEKVLRAIERRQDLKEKLFLLLLQKREEAAINLAITEPSIKIVDYGLTSIEPVSPNKKIVMAISAFCGAIIPLAMVFIRTFLNTKINDRLDLEKIAPGIPILGEVPYIEGKKKFGEFNDGSMLAESFMILAVNINYLLPKKDNSEGQVIYVTSTIQGEGKTTTAFNLSLAYAKMKKKVLLIGSDLRNPQLHTYFNVDKSITGLADYLHNPEMDWQECVHEMYDENKDHKVCFGGIILPNAPEVLSRNAFARFIAAVKNEFEYIIVDTAPTILVTDTFLISKYADVTIYLTRVGFTDKRLLGFSQDLNRSQKLPNMTYLINDVIGNKSYRYNNYGYGYNSGNTTKSWYRRILKSVGAIT